The proteins below come from a single Nocardioides eburneiflavus genomic window:
- a CDS encoding NAD-dependent succinate-semialdehyde dehydrogenase, translated as MSATNVSPTPQYAVTNPSTGELVKTFSTATDEQVTGAVAAAHEAFGTWGRTSDVSERAALVRRVADLHTERRDDLAATMHREMGKPIDDALGEVDFSAAIYTYYADNAEKFLADESITLLDGDGDALIRRRPLGVLLGIMPWNYPAYQVARFAAPNLALGNTIVLKHAPQCPESAAALEQIFLDAGFPKGAYVNVYASNEQVEQVIADPRVQGVSLTGSERAGAAVAEIAGRHLKKVVLELGGSDPFVVLGSENLDATVDAAVAARLENTGQACNAAKRMIVHEDLYDDFVAKFTDKILASAPAPLSSAAAADRLEAQVRGAVAAGAKLATAGERHGAHYPAGVLTGVTRDSAAYREELFGPVAMVFKVHDESEAIEVANDTAYGLGSYIFTDDAEQAARVADQLDAGMVFVNCVGAEGAELPFGGVKRSGFGRELGRFGIDEFVNKKLIRRAG; from the coding sequence ATGAGCGCCACCAATGTCAGCCCCACCCCGCAGTACGCAGTCACGAACCCCAGCACCGGGGAACTGGTCAAGACCTTCTCGACAGCCACTGACGAACAGGTCACCGGTGCGGTTGCGGCCGCACATGAAGCGTTCGGAACGTGGGGACGCACCAGCGATGTCTCAGAGCGAGCCGCACTGGTGCGTCGCGTAGCTGACCTGCACACCGAGCGACGCGATGACCTTGCGGCCACGATGCACCGCGAGATGGGCAAGCCCATCGACGATGCGCTCGGCGAAGTCGACTTCAGCGCCGCGATCTACACATACTACGCAGACAACGCCGAGAAGTTCCTTGCAGACGAGTCCATCACCCTGCTTGACGGTGACGGAGACGCGTTGATCCGCCGCCGACCTCTCGGTGTTCTGCTCGGGATCATGCCGTGGAACTACCCGGCCTACCAGGTCGCCCGGTTCGCCGCGCCCAACCTGGCATTGGGCAACACCATCGTGCTCAAGCACGCCCCGCAGTGCCCCGAGTCCGCTGCAGCACTCGAACAGATCTTCCTTGACGCGGGATTCCCCAAGGGGGCGTACGTCAACGTCTACGCCAGCAACGAGCAGGTCGAACAGGTCATTGCGGATCCGCGTGTGCAGGGCGTTTCCCTGACTGGTTCGGAACGAGCCGGAGCAGCCGTCGCTGAGATCGCTGGCCGGCACTTGAAGAAGGTCGTGCTCGAGCTTGGCGGCTCGGACCCCTTCGTGGTGCTGGGGTCCGAGAACCTCGACGCCACCGTTGATGCCGCAGTCGCTGCTCGTCTGGAGAACACCGGCCAGGCATGCAACGCCGCCAAACGGATGATTGTCCACGAGGACCTCTACGACGACTTCGTCGCAAAGTTCACCGACAAGATCCTCGCCTCGGCACCGGCGCCCCTGTCCTCGGCGGCCGCCGCCGACAGGCTGGAAGCGCAGGTCCGCGGAGCCGTTGCCGCAGGCGCAAAGCTCGCCACGGCGGGGGAACGCCACGGTGCTCACTATCCCGCTGGCGTGCTGACCGGGGTCACGCGTGACAGCGCGGCCTACCGTGAGGAACTGTTCGGGCCCGTGGCCATGGTGTTCAAGGTCCACGACGAGTCCGAAGCCATCGAGGTCGCGAACGACACAGCCTATGGGCTCGGCTCCTACATCTTCACCGATGACGCCGAACAGGCCGCCCGCGTGGCCGACCAGCTGGACGCCGGCATGGTGTTCGTCAACTGCGTCGGCGCAGAAGGTGCCGAGCTGCCGTTCGGAGGCGTGAAGCGATCTGGGTTCGGGCGCGAGCTCGGCCGGTTCGGCATCGATGAGTTCGTCAACAAGAAGCTCATCCGGCGCGCCGGATGA
- a CDS encoding cupin domain-containing protein, whose protein sequence is MSMDALQPREQDGPRLLAANVFTMTLRGESQPGTWIDGGWPTARIELLAQLGETNTSVWEVTEGVVADIENDECLIVLAGAGVLRFENGEEITLKSGVCVRLRAGDRTEWTLRTPLRALTIAGR, encoded by the coding sequence ATGTCCATGGATGCACTACAGCCACGCGAGCAGGACGGACCGCGACTCCTCGCGGCCAACGTGTTCACCATGACCCTGCGTGGAGAGAGCCAGCCAGGCACCTGGATTGACGGTGGCTGGCCGACCGCCCGCATCGAGCTCCTTGCCCAGCTGGGGGAGACGAACACGTCGGTGTGGGAAGTGACCGAAGGCGTCGTTGCCGACATCGAGAACGATGAGTGCCTCATCGTCCTGGCCGGCGCGGGGGTGCTCCGGTTCGAGAACGGCGAGGAGATCACCCTCAAGTCCGGAGTGTGTGTCCGGCTGCGCGCCGGAGACCGAACCGAGTGGACCCTACGGACGCCCCTGCGCGCCCTTACGATCGCCGGCCGTTGA
- the ald gene encoding alanine dehydrogenase, whose product MKVGVPKEVKNREYRVALTPIGVHELVQRGHEVVVEKSAGEGSQIPDEEFVAAGATMLDTADDVWGSADMVLKVKEPIAEEYERMREGQTLFTYLHLAADKPLTEELMNRKVTAIAYETVQLPSGGLPLLYPMSEVAGCLAPQVGAYSLMKANGGRGVLMGGVGGVANAKVVIIGAGVSGQNAANIALGMGADVTLLDTDLDKLRMSFWRYNNRVHGLASSKLAIEQQVMEADMVIGAVLIPGAAAPKLVSNDLVSRMKPGSVLVDIAIDQGGCFEDSHATTHDDPTYAVHDSVFYCVANMPGAVPNTSTYALTNATLPYAVALADKGWQQALRDDRSLALGLNTHAGQLTNAPVGAAVGIEFAAVAEVLG is encoded by the coding sequence ATGAAGGTCGGCGTACCCAAGGAAGTCAAGAACCGCGAGTATCGGGTGGCCCTGACCCCGATCGGCGTGCACGAGCTGGTCCAGCGCGGCCACGAGGTCGTCGTCGAGAAGTCCGCGGGCGAGGGCTCGCAGATCCCGGACGAGGAGTTCGTCGCCGCGGGCGCCACGATGCTGGACACCGCCGACGACGTGTGGGGCAGCGCCGACATGGTCCTCAAGGTCAAGGAGCCGATCGCCGAGGAGTACGAGCGGATGCGAGAGGGGCAGACCCTCTTCACCTACCTCCACCTCGCCGCCGACAAGCCGCTGACCGAGGAGCTGATGAACCGCAAGGTCACCGCGATCGCCTACGAGACGGTGCAGCTGCCCTCCGGCGGGCTCCCGCTGCTCTACCCGATGTCCGAGGTCGCCGGCTGCCTCGCGCCGCAGGTCGGTGCCTACTCCCTGATGAAGGCCAACGGCGGCCGCGGCGTCCTCATGGGTGGTGTCGGCGGTGTGGCCAACGCGAAGGTCGTCATCATCGGCGCCGGCGTCTCGGGGCAGAACGCCGCCAACATCGCGCTCGGCATGGGTGCCGACGTGACCCTGCTCGACACCGACCTCGACAAGCTGCGGATGTCGTTCTGGCGCTACAACAACCGCGTCCACGGCCTCGCCTCGTCCAAGCTCGCCATCGAGCAGCAGGTGATGGAGGCCGACATGGTCATCGGCGCGGTCCTGATCCCCGGCGCGGCAGCCCCCAAGCTGGTCAGCAACGACCTGGTGTCCCGGATGAAGCCCGGCTCGGTGCTGGTCGACATCGCCATCGACCAGGGCGGCTGCTTCGAGGACTCCCACGCCACCACGCACGACGACCCGACCTACGCGGTCCACGACTCGGTCTTCTACTGCGTGGCCAACATGCCCGGTGCGGTGCCCAACACCTCGACGTACGCCCTGACCAACGCGACGCTGCCCTACGCGGTCGCGCTGGCCGACAAGGGCTGGCAGCAGGCGCTGCGCGACGACCGCAGCCTCGCGCTCGGCCTCAACACCCACGCCGGCCAGCTCACCAACGCCCCCGTCGGTGCGGCCGTGGGCATCGAGTTCGCGGCCGTCGCAGAGGTTCTCGGTTGA
- a CDS encoding aspartate aminotransferase family protein, translating to MNFDHDHDHLQRAAKDHLWMHFTRHSSYAEAEVPIIVRGEGAYIYDAKGKRYLDALGGLFVSQLGHGRKDLVDAAAAQASELAFHPLWSYAHPTAIMLAEKIAGYAPGSLNRVFFTSGGGEAVETAWKLAKNYYKLVGKPMKHKVISRAIAYHGTTQGALSITGLPTLKQQFEPLVPSTFRVPNTNIYRAPIHGDDPEAFGRWAADQIAVAIENEGPDTVAAVFLEPVQNAGGCFPPPPGYFQRVREICDEYDVLLVSDEVICAFGRLGYMFGAERYGYEPDMITCAKGITSGYAPLGAMIASDKLMEPFLAEGQMFAHGYTFGGHPVSTAVALKNLEIFEEENILDHVRSNEHAFRSTLERLTDLPIVGNVRGDGYFYGIELVKDKETRESFTDEECERLLYGFVSKQLFAEGLYCRADDRGDPVIQLAPPLICDQLHFDEMEQVLRTVLDKAGSLL from the coding sequence ATGAACTTCGACCACGATCACGATCACTTGCAGCGGGCCGCCAAGGACCACCTGTGGATGCACTTCACCCGTCACTCGTCCTACGCAGAGGCGGAGGTGCCGATCATCGTGCGCGGTGAGGGCGCCTACATCTACGACGCCAAGGGGAAGCGCTACCTCGACGCCCTCGGTGGCCTCTTCGTCTCCCAGCTCGGCCACGGTCGCAAGGACCTCGTGGACGCGGCTGCCGCACAGGCCAGCGAGCTCGCCTTCCACCCGCTGTGGTCCTACGCCCACCCGACCGCGATCATGCTCGCGGAGAAGATCGCGGGCTACGCACCCGGCAGCCTGAACCGCGTCTTCTTCACCAGCGGTGGCGGCGAAGCGGTCGAGACTGCCTGGAAGCTGGCGAAGAACTACTACAAGCTCGTCGGGAAGCCGATGAAGCACAAGGTGATCAGCCGTGCGATCGCCTACCACGGCACCACCCAGGGAGCGCTGTCCATCACCGGACTGCCCACGCTCAAGCAGCAGTTCGAGCCGTTGGTTCCTTCGACGTTCCGGGTGCCCAACACCAACATCTACCGCGCCCCGATCCACGGTGATGACCCCGAGGCATTCGGTCGGTGGGCAGCCGACCAGATCGCGGTCGCGATCGAGAACGAAGGACCCGACACCGTCGCCGCCGTGTTCCTCGAACCCGTCCAGAACGCCGGAGGATGCTTCCCTCCCCCGCCCGGTTACTTCCAGCGCGTCCGCGAGATCTGCGACGAGTACGACGTCCTGCTGGTCTCCGACGAGGTCATCTGTGCCTTCGGTCGTCTGGGCTACATGTTCGGGGCTGAGCGCTACGGCTACGAGCCGGACATGATCACCTGCGCCAAGGGCATCACCTCGGGATACGCCCCACTCGGTGCCATGATCGCCTCCGACAAGCTCATGGAGCCCTTCCTGGCCGAGGGCCAGATGTTCGCTCACGGCTACACGTTCGGCGGACACCCGGTTTCGACGGCGGTCGCGCTCAAGAACCTGGAGATCTTCGAGGAGGAGAACATCCTTGACCACGTCCGCTCCAACGAGCACGCGTTCCGTTCCACGCTGGAGCGGCTCACCGACCTTCCGATCGTGGGCAACGTCCGTGGGGACGGGTACTTCTACGGCATCGAACTGGTCAAGGACAAGGAGACCCGAGAGTCGTTCACCGATGAGGAGTGTGAGCGCCTGCTGTACGGCTTCGTGTCCAAGCAGCTCTTCGCGGAGGGCCTGTACTGCCGAGCCGACGACCGGGGCGACCCGGTCATCCAGTTGGCGCCGCCCCTGATCTGCGACCAGCTGCACTTCGACGAGATGGAGCAGGTGCTTCGGACCGTGCTCGACAAGGCCGGCTCCTTGCTCTGA
- a CDS encoding LysR family transcriptional regulator, with protein MQLRHVAYFVATAETGSVSGAAARVHVTQPALSRQLRQLESDLGVDLFDRGAGRLTVNRTGRALLPAARRLLDAADALQASAHFHGSGRVERLTIAAPAVTLTDVVSPFVATMSPDDPVVDVRGADGLAPAEMLRAGADLAIGTQLAPAPYAGDELAILPVWAYVRPDDEWAGREHVTLEELMTRPLIGLPSTFTAREALDAAAVAHGTSYAAFVEAANGTIAQALAASGRGVAVVSDDPRFGLVPLAIDRGGEFLTIRLVAVWDPRAVAANTVHDLIGRLGGWITEHYGH; from the coding sequence ATGCAGCTCCGTCATGTCGCCTACTTCGTCGCGACTGCCGAGACAGGCAGCGTCAGCGGTGCCGCTGCCCGCGTGCACGTGACCCAGCCGGCTTTGTCGCGCCAGCTGCGTCAACTCGAATCCGACTTGGGGGTTGACCTGTTCGACCGCGGAGCCGGACGTCTCACCGTGAACCGCACCGGACGGGCGCTGCTACCCGCGGCTCGCCGCCTCCTCGACGCCGCGGACGCGCTGCAGGCATCAGCACACTTCCACGGCAGTGGCCGCGTCGAACGCCTCACGATTGCTGCGCCTGCCGTGACGCTCACCGACGTGGTGTCCCCGTTCGTGGCCACGATGTCTCCTGACGATCCCGTCGTGGATGTTCGAGGCGCAGACGGGCTGGCGCCGGCAGAGATGTTGCGCGCAGGCGCGGACCTCGCGATCGGTACGCAGCTCGCCCCCGCGCCCTACGCGGGCGATGAACTGGCGATCCTGCCGGTGTGGGCCTACGTGCGGCCAGACGATGAGTGGGCGGGGCGTGAGCATGTCACGCTCGAGGAACTGATGACACGTCCGCTGATCGGATTGCCCTCCACCTTCACCGCACGCGAGGCCCTGGATGCTGCTGCGGTGGCTCACGGCACCTCGTACGCCGCATTCGTCGAGGCGGCCAACGGCACCATCGCCCAGGCGCTGGCGGCATCCGGGCGTGGTGTCGCCGTCGTCTCGGACGACCCCCGATTCGGGTTGGTCCCGTTGGCGATCGACCGCGGTGGCGAGTTCTTGACCATTCGTCTGGTCGCCGTGTGGGACCCTCGCGCCGTAGCGGCCAACACGGTCCATGACCTCATCGGCAGGCTCGGAGGTTGGATCACTGAGCACTACGGCCATTAG
- the gabT gene encoding 4-aminobutyrate--2-oxoglutarate transaminase produces the protein MSATTFEQSVDQERLLVTRIPGPRSIELMTRKTGAVAAGVATTLPVFAVRAGGGIVVDVDGNHLIDLGSGIAVTTVGNSSPRVVEAVTEQVAAFTHTCFMVTPYEGYVAVAEALNRLTPGSHRKRTALFNSGAEAVENSVKIARSYTDRRAVVAFDHAYHGRTNLTMAMTAKNMPYKHGFGPFASEVYRAPLSYPFRDHGVDGHAAAARAIDVIEKQVGASNLAAVVIEPIQGEGGFIEPALGFLPALADWCRANGVVFVADEVQTGFARTGDMFACEREGVVPDLIVTAKGIAGGLPLSAVTGRAEIMDATHAGGLGGTYGGNPLACAAALATIAQIEDDGLVQRARDIEALMLERLTALQAADNRVGEVRGRGAMIAVELVEPGSNTPNPELAKSVAAAAHEQGVIVLTCGTHGNVLRFLPPLSISDDLLNEGLDVLDVAFRNLG, from the coding sequence ATGAGCGCCACGACCTTCGAGCAGTCCGTGGACCAGGAGCGCCTGCTGGTCACCCGGATCCCCGGCCCCCGGTCCATCGAGCTGATGACTCGCAAGACAGGCGCGGTCGCCGCCGGGGTTGCGACCACCTTGCCTGTGTTCGCCGTCCGAGCCGGAGGTGGCATCGTCGTCGACGTCGACGGCAACCACCTCATCGACCTCGGCTCCGGCATCGCCGTCACGACGGTGGGCAACAGCTCGCCCCGCGTGGTCGAAGCGGTGACCGAGCAGGTGGCCGCGTTCACCCACACGTGCTTCATGGTGACCCCGTACGAGGGATACGTCGCCGTAGCCGAAGCCCTCAACCGTCTCACCCCGGGAAGCCACCGCAAGCGCACCGCGCTTTTCAACTCCGGCGCGGAGGCAGTCGAGAACTCCGTGAAGATTGCTCGCTCATACACCGACCGCCGGGCGGTCGTCGCCTTTGATCACGCCTACCACGGACGCACCAACCTCACCATGGCGATGACGGCGAAGAACATGCCGTACAAGCACGGATTCGGTCCGTTCGCCAGTGAGGTCTACCGCGCTCCCCTGTCCTATCCGTTCCGTGACCACGGCGTTGATGGCCATGCGGCCGCCGCTCGCGCGATCGATGTGATCGAGAAGCAGGTGGGCGCGAGCAACCTGGCTGCCGTCGTCATCGAGCCCATCCAGGGTGAAGGCGGATTCATCGAGCCCGCCCTCGGGTTCCTGCCTGCCCTCGCCGACTGGTGCCGCGCCAACGGCGTCGTGTTTGTCGCCGACGAGGTGCAGACCGGCTTCGCACGCACCGGCGACATGTTTGCGTGTGAGCGCGAGGGCGTCGTGCCGGACCTGATCGTCACCGCCAAGGGCATCGCCGGCGGACTTCCGCTGTCTGCCGTGACTGGCCGCGCCGAGATCATGGATGCCACCCACGCCGGGGGGCTGGGCGGCACCTACGGCGGCAACCCCCTTGCCTGTGCAGCCGCCCTCGCAACGATCGCGCAGATCGAGGACGACGGCCTGGTCCAGCGCGCCCGGGACATCGAGGCTCTGATGCTGGAGCGTCTGACCGCGCTGCAGGCGGCCGACAACCGTGTCGGCGAAGTCCGCGGCCGCGGAGCGATGATCGCCGTCGAGCTGGTCGAGCCGGGAAGCAACACCCCCAACCCCGAACTCGCAAAGTCTGTTGCGGCCGCCGCCCACGAGCAGGGCGTCATCGTCCTCACCTGCGGCACCCACGGCAACGTGCTGCGCTTCCTTCCGCCCCTGAGCATCAGCGACGACCTCCTGAACGAGGGCCTCGACGTGCTCGACGTCGCATTCAGGAACCTCGGATGA
- a CDS encoding Glu/Leu/Phe/Val family dehydrogenase, producing the protein MTLTTQTQPTTRGPLDDAIEQLTEACHLLGYDHGTLAMLAAPRREVTVSIPLHRDDGSIEVLTGHRVQHNLSRGPAKGGLRYSPHVDLDEVRALAMWMTWKCALMELPYGGAKGGVTIDPSRYSAPELERVTRRYTTEILPVIGPTRDIPAPDIGTDEQTMAWMMDTYSVAKGHTVLGTVTGKPVSLGGSLGRALATSLGVVHVALAALRHLRMEPKHSTAAVQGFGKVGRGATRFLADAGVQVLGVSDEHGAVWNPDGLDVQALEKHVDLTGSVTGFPTATAIDNDTLLTLDVDVLVPAAVEGVLHAGNAGSVRARIVVEGANGPTTTDADRIFADRDILVIPDILANAGGVVVSYFEWVQANQAYWWSQAEVESRLADRMAAAWQQVLAEAAERRLPLRTAATCLAVRRVAEAHRQRGLYP; encoded by the coding sequence ATGACATTGACCACCCAAACCCAGCCGACGACGCGCGGGCCGCTCGACGACGCCATCGAACAACTCACCGAGGCGTGCCACCTCCTCGGGTACGACCACGGAACCCTGGCCATGTTGGCGGCGCCCCGCCGAGAGGTCACCGTCAGCATCCCCCTGCACCGCGACGACGGCTCGATCGAGGTGCTGACAGGCCACCGAGTCCAGCACAACCTGTCCCGCGGACCTGCCAAGGGAGGGCTGCGCTACAGCCCGCACGTGGACCTCGACGAGGTGCGCGCCCTGGCCATGTGGATGACCTGGAAGTGCGCCCTGATGGAACTGCCCTATGGCGGTGCCAAGGGCGGGGTCACGATCGACCCGAGCCGCTACTCCGCACCTGAGCTGGAGCGAGTCACGCGGCGCTACACCACGGAGATCTTGCCGGTCATCGGACCGACGCGAGACATCCCGGCGCCCGACATCGGTACCGATGAGCAAACGATGGCTTGGATGATGGACACCTACTCCGTTGCCAAGGGTCACACCGTGCTCGGGACAGTCACCGGGAAGCCAGTGAGCTTGGGTGGGTCCTTGGGCCGTGCCCTTGCCACGTCACTGGGAGTCGTGCACGTGGCGTTGGCCGCCTTGCGTCACCTGCGGATGGAACCCAAGCATTCGACCGCGGCCGTCCAGGGTTTCGGCAAGGTCGGACGCGGCGCCACTCGCTTCCTCGCTGACGCCGGCGTCCAGGTGCTTGGTGTGAGCGACGAGCACGGAGCCGTATGGAATCCCGACGGTCTCGACGTGCAAGCTCTTGAGAAGCATGTAGACCTCACGGGCAGCGTGACCGGCTTCCCCACGGCAACCGCCATCGACAACGACACGCTCCTCACTCTCGACGTCGACGTGCTCGTCCCCGCCGCCGTGGAGGGTGTCCTGCATGCCGGCAACGCGGGATCAGTGCGCGCCCGAATAGTCGTCGAGGGCGCCAACGGACCCACCACCACCGACGCGGACCGCATCTTCGCGGACCGAGACATCCTCGTCATCCCCGACATCCTCGCCAACGCTGGCGGAGTCGTCGTGTCGTACTTCGAATGGGTGCAAGCCAACCAGGCCTACTGGTGGAGTCAGGCTGAGGTCGAGTCGCGACTGGCCGACCGGATGGCTGCCGCATGGCAACAAGTACTCGCCGAGGCAGCCGAACGCCGACTCCCCTTGCGTACCGCAGCTACCTGCCTCGCTGTCCGTCGTGTCGCCGAGGCCCACCGACAGAGAGGGCTGTACCCGTGA